A window of the Schistocerca nitens isolate TAMUIC-IGC-003100 chromosome 5, iqSchNite1.1, whole genome shotgun sequence genome harbors these coding sequences:
- the LOC126260408 gene encoding putative defense protein, producing MEARCKKVDSAMKWDERMQLLVLFCVALLAPLAAGAPPSDRNHVPPIACEDMAPIHGDNQPSEEPAPYTISVSTTAVTAGQTVTVHFSGNTTFRGVYVQARQGDQPVGQFLASDVAGVALDDCAPGTSNALEYVSSEDTEELDVEWVAPDINDVIVFRASFVKTFPEFWVGVESETVTVGTVKKASSIIAA from the exons GATGCAGTTGTTGGTGTTGTTCTGTGTCGCGCTGCTGGCCCCCCTGGCGGCTGGAGCGCCGCCCTCAGACCGCAACCACGTGCCGCCCATCGCGTGTGAAGACATGGCGCCCATCCACGGGGACAACCAGCCCAGCGAGGAGCCGGCGCCCTACACCATCTCCGTGTCCACCACCGCCGTGACCGCGGGACAGACCGTCACAG TGCACTTCTCGGGCAACACGACGTTCAGGGGCGTGTACGTGCAGGCCCGCCAAGGGGACCAGCCGGTGGGGCAGTTCCTCGCCAGCGACGTGGCCGGAGTCGCTCTGGACGACTGCGCGCCCGGCACCAGC AATGCCTTGGAATACGTTTCGAGTGAAGACACGGAGGAACTGGATGTCGAGTGGGTGGCGCCGGATATTAACGACGTCATCGTTTTCAG AGCGTCTTTCGTGAAGACCTTCCCCGAGTTCTGGGTCGGCGTCGAGTCAGAAACTGTCACGGTCGGG ACCGTGAAGAAGGCTTCCAGCATCATTGCTGCATGA